A single window of Pyrus communis chromosome 10, drPyrComm1.1, whole genome shotgun sequence DNA harbors:
- the LOC137746585 gene encoding heavy metal-associated isoprenylated plant protein 27-like, producing the protein MGFLSKVSELGEWHRSSKKLKKNKQLKTVEIKVKMDCEGCERRVKKSVQGMKGVTEVEVDPKQSKLTVIGYVDPDKVLHRVRHRTGKKAELWPYVPYDVVPHPYAPEAYDKKAPPGYVRNVLEDPEASALARASSTEVKYTTAFSDENPNACVVM; encoded by the exons ATGGGTTTTCTCAGTAAAGTCTCTGAGCTTGGAGAGTGGCATCGTAGTAGTAAAAAGCTCAAAAAGAACAAGCAATTGAAG ACGGTGGAGATTAAAGTGAAGATGGACTGTGAAGGGTGCGAGAGAAGAGTGAAGAAATCAGTGCAAGGCATGAAAGGAGTCACGGAGGTTGAGGTGGACCCCAAGCAGAGCAAGCTCACTGTGATTGGCTATGTGGACCCCGACAAAGTCTTGCATCGTGTTAGGCATCGAACGGGGAAGAAGGCTGAGCTCTGGCCTTACGTGCCGTACGATGTCGTTCCGCATCCCTACGCCCCGGAGGCTTATGACAAGAAGGCCCCACCTGGGTACGTGCGGAACGTGCTGGAGGATCCGGAGGCATCGGCTCTCGCACGTGCAAGCTCCACTGAAGTGAAGTATACGACGGCGTTTAGTGACGAGAATCCAAATGCGTGTGTCGTCATGTAG
- the LOC137748267 gene encoding GDSL esterase/lipase EXL3-like, with protein MNFLSPKLLPSSSKSSLELITITIVLFLYRNAAAVDLPNNEKIPAVIVFGDSIVDPGNNNNIGTIVKCNFPPYGRDFVGKRPTGRFSNGRVPSDLIAESVGVKKILPAYLDSNLKIQDLLTGVSFASGGSGYDPLTPKIVSVLSLSDQLDLFKKYISKINAAVGKERTATIVSKSIYIVCTGSNDIANTYLSTPLRRPHYDIPAYTDLMVKSASSFFQELYGLGARRIGVVSLPAIGCVPSQRTLSGGIDRGCSETANQAASLFNSKLSAQIDAFNRRLPEARLVYLDIYNTLLSLIQNPTQYGFEVINRGCCGTGNVEVSILCTRYSPGTCNDSSKYIFWDSYHPSEKGYEVITPLAFDSQFHKFF; from the exons ATGAACTTCCTCTCCCCAAAACTTCTTCCTTCATCATCTAAATCTTCTCTCGAACTTATAACAATCACCATAGTCTTATTCTTGTACCGCAATGCAGCTGCTGTAGACCTACCAAACAACGAAAAGATTCCGGCAGTGATTGTTTTTGGAGATTCAATAGTGGATCCGGGAAACAACAACAATATTGGCACGATAGTCAAATGCAATTTCCCACCTTATGGGAGGGACTTTGTAGGAAAAAGGCCTACTGGAAGGTTTAGCAATGGCAGAGTCCCCTCAGACTTGATAG CTGAATCAGTTGGAGTGAAGAAGATTTTGCCAGCTTATTTGGACTCAAATCTGAAGATTCAAGACCTACTTACTGGTGTAAGTTTTGCCTCAGGTGGCTCAGGATATGATCCCCTCACTCCCAAAATCGTG TCTGTCTTATCTCTATCAGATCAACTAGACTTGTTCAAAAAATACATAAGCAAGATAAATGCAGCCGTTGGGAAGGAGAGAACGGCGACTATAGTATCGAAAAGCATATACATTGTGTGCACAGGGAGTAACGACATTGCGAATACTTATTTATCTACACCACTAAGAAGACCTCACTATGACATTCCAGCGTATACCGATCTCATGGTTAAATCGGCTTCAAGTTTCTTTCAG GAACTATATGGACTCGGAGCAAGAAGAATTGGAGTTGTAAGTCTGCCAGCCATCGGGTGTGTACCGTCACAGAGAACACTGAGTGGAGGCATAGACAGAGGGTGCTCGGAGACTGCCAACCAAGCAGCAAGTCTCTTCAACTCCAAGCTCTCTGCCCAAATAGATGCCTTCAATAGGAGGCTGCCAGAAGCAAGGCTTGTCTACCTCGATATCTACAACACATTGCTTTCCCTCATCCAAAACCCTACTCAATATG GATTTGAAGTGATCAATCGAGGATGCTGTGGGACGGGAAACGTTGAGGTTAGCATTCTGTGTACACGTTACTCTCCGGGAACCTGCAATGATTCGTCGAAATACATATTCTGGGACAGCTACCATCCTTCAGAGAAAGGATATGAAGTCATCACCCCTCTGGCTTTCGATTCgcaatttcataagtttttctga